The nucleotide sequence GCTGCTCTATCACTTAGCCCCGGATTGGTCTGATCGCGCTGATCTGACCCAAGAAGTTTGGATTCGGGTCTATCGCAACTTGCACAAGTTACAAACTATTGAGCGCTTCAAGAGTTGGCTAGGACGCATTACGACCAACCTGTTTTATGACGAGTTGCGCAAGCGTAAGCGTCACCAATCGCCGCTATCGCTGGATGCTCCCCGCCAATTATCAGATGGCGAAATGGACTGGGAAGTGGCTTCAGACGCGCCAAACCCGGTCGATGTGATGATGACCCAGGAATTTTATGCCGAACTGGAGCAGGCGATCGCGGAGCTGCCAGAGGTTTTCCGCACGACGATTGTGCTGCGAGAAATCCAAGGCTTGAGCTACGAAGAGATTGCCGATATTACTAACACCTCACTCGGCACGGTGAAATCACGGATCGCCCGCGCCCGACAGCGGTTACAGCAAGATTTAAATCTGTATCTCAAAACCGAATCATTGACTTAAGGCGGGGAAGCCGTTGGCGATCGGTCATAAATTCTTATCGATGGGGGGGATGTTTCTCAGAGACGTTAACACTATGATAAGAAGTCACCGCTAAACAGTGGTTTTCGCGTTGACGTACACAGATGAATGTGTACCTTGCTGAACGCCCCGGAAAGTTACGGATTTACTGAGCTGATTTCCGCTTTTAGGCTGAACCCAGTTGAGTCGGAACTTATCGGTAGTCTTGCAGCGTCTGTATCATTATCGGTTTTGATGCCACTGAGTTGAACCCAGCATGAGTGAACGCTATCAATCTTCCCATCAGCCCCAGGGAACTCACCCGCAGTCAGTCATTTGCTCGCAGCAGACTGCTAGTGGATACAACAGAGATCTAGATGCCAC is from Leptolyngbya iicbica LK and encodes:
- a CDS encoding sigma-70 family RNA polymerase sigma factor, with the translated sequence MSYSFSTPWSSARSALSALRHDAPTQLSNYDLIQRCQQQHRPDKAAFAELVKRYQSYVEKLLYHLAPDWSDRADLTQEVWIRVYRNLHKLQTIERFKSWLGRITTNLFYDELRKRKRHQSPLSLDAPRQLSDGEMDWEVASDAPNPVDVMMTQEFYAELEQAIAELPEVFRTTIVLREIQGLSYEEIADITNTSLGTVKSRIARARQRLQQDLNLYLKTESLT